A genome region from Penicillium psychrofluorescens genome assembly, chromosome: 3 includes the following:
- a CDS encoding uncharacterized protein (ID:PFLUO_005006-T1.cds;~source:funannotate): protein MSLQTPRVLPSHLHAFHPSSGGRSTHTVRLLGTVSELRGDTATVTCGGNGDVTLILKPDSHLQMGKLVEVVGKVADLEGGQGLGIRVLGTTDWGNPADCDYKIYERVVESTHRFKSIFYDAE, encoded by the exons ATGTCCCTTCAAACGCCCCGCGTCCTCCCCTCCCACCTACACGCCTTCCACCCCTCCAGCGGCGGGCGCTCAACACACACCGTGCGCCTCCTGGGCACCGTGAGCGAGCTCCGCGGTGACACTGCTACTGTGACATGCGGCGGCAACGGCGACGTCACTCTCATCCTGAAACCGGACTCCCACCTGCAGATGGGCAAGTTGGTCGAGGTTGTGGGCAAAGTGGCTGACCTCGAGGGCGGGCAG GGTCTCGGTATTCGGGTGTTGGGCACGACGGACTGGGGGAATCCAGCTGATTGTG ATTATAAAATCTACGAGCGAGTGGTCGAATCCACCCATCGCTTCAAGTCTATTTTCTACGATGCGGAGTGA
- a CDS encoding uncharacterized protein (ID:PFLUO_005007-T1.cds;~source:funannotate) — translation MPPPLPSDHRGMTANPLKPVGRYRPGKAVAAEEESSEEEEEEDDAEAQQEQERRRQAEAQRRKQRAPAASSFPAGAAGKIAKGVQNVRIEEDEDEEGFVTDEEEDEPARPSAPAKTTPRVATEMGETTAQRAVPAPGPEASDEEEDEEEEESSEEESSSEDEAPRRVLLRPTFIKKDKRGNAEVQETDKTQAPAGGADSTTDEVRRAQRQEKADNLVRDQLQKDAIARSAQHRAWDDDELVEADEEGAIDDRDGADPEAEYAAWKLRELKRLKREREAIEEAEKEREEIERRRNLTAEERDREDREFLAGQQEEREANRGQTGFMQRYFHKGAFFRDDQEREGLDQRNLMGRSFVDDVNRETLPQYMQVRDMTKLGKKGRTRYRDLKSEDTGRFGDGVDHRSRGRRDGPPVGVTDERFMPDRGDDRGSGPTGPTGANASVVRPRHRSRSRSRQGRYERSRSRERARPDQGSHRKRSPSPYEDREKRRRVEPAS, via the coding sequence ATGCCGCCTCCACTCCCCTCCGACCACCGCGGCATGACCGCAAACCCCCTCAAACCCGTCGGTCGCTATCGCCCAGGCAAGGCAGTtgcagcagaggaggagtcatcagaagaggaggaggaagaagacgatgccgAAGCGcaacaagaacaagagcGGCGCAGACAAGCAGAAGCACAACGACGGAAACAACGAGCACCTGCTGCGAGCTCTTTCCCTGCGGGCGCGGCTGGAAAGATCGCGAAGGGGGTGCAAAATGTGAGgatcgaggaggatgaggatgaagaagggttCGTgaccgacgaggaggaagatgaaccTGCGCGCCCATCGGCGCCAGCCAAGACTACGCCCCGAGTTGCGACTGAAATGGGAGAAACAACAGCACAAAGGGCTGTTCCAGCGCCAGGGCCGGAAGCaagcgacgaagaagaggacgaggaggaagaagagagctCGGAAGAGGAAAGCAGCTCCGAGGACGAGGCACCGCGGAGGGTACTCTTACGGCCTACTTTCATAAAAAAGGACAAGCGGGGGAACGCAGAGGTACAAGAGACCGACAAGACACAAGCGCCGGCTGGTGGCGCAGATTCAACTACAGACGAGGTACGACGAGCCCAACGGCAGGAGAAAGCAGACAATTTGGTACGGGATCAGTTGCAAAAGGACGCAATTGCGCGCTCAGCACAGCACAGGGCCTGGGATGACGACGAACTCGTGGaggccgacgaagaaggagCCATCGACGACCGCGACGGGGCAGACCCAGAGGCGGAGTATGCAGCGTGGAAGCTACGGGAACTGAAACGACTCAAGCGTGAGCGTGAAGCCATCGAAGAGGCTGAGAaagagcgcgaggagatcgagcggCGCCGCAATCTCACAGCCGAAGAGCGGGATCGTGAGGACCGCGAGTTCCTGGCCGGGCAGCAAGAAGAGCGCGAGGCCAACCGCGGCCAGACCGGTTTCATGCAGCGCTACTTCCACAAGGGCGCTTTCTTCCGCGACGATCAGGAGCGCGAGGGCTTGGACCAGCGCAATCTCATGGGCAGGAGCTTTGTGGATGATGTCAACCGCGAGACCCTACCGCAGTACATGCAGGTCCGCGATATGACCAAGCTCGGCAAAAAGGGTCGGACCCGCTATCGAGACCTCAAAAGCGAAGATACCGGACGCTTTGGCGATGGCGTTGATCACCGGTCTCGGGGTCGTCGTGACGGCCCTCCCGTTGGAGTCACAGACGAGCGCTTCATGCCTGATCGTGGAGACGATCGAGGTTCGGGACCTACGGGTCCGACCGGTGCCAATGCCAGTGTCGTGCGGCCGAGACACAGGTCGAGATCTCGCTCTCGGCAGGGCCGTTACGAACGAAGCCGGTCCAGAGAACGGGCGCGGCCGGATCAGGGCAGCCATCGCAAGCGAAGTCCATCACCATACGAGGACCGGGAGAAACGGCGGCGAGTGGAGCCTGCTTCGTGA
- a CDS encoding uncharacterized protein (ID:PFLUO_005008-T1.cds;~source:funannotate): MAATHAIYPSLRGKTVLVSGGAEGIGAAAVELFARQGSQVLFMDIAETSAQKTIDHIVSLSQEASARGAPSIKAPIFYRCDLTDLPDLQATAARILQEHGTVHVLVNNAAAGAGSARLATEKVTAEAWDFQINVNFRHVFFLTQAVVPAMKSSGGGSIVNLGSITWRLPSADSPIYASCKAAIMGLTRTQSKEFGEANIRVNSVMPGAIATQRQREEVLTDAYRAEIFRGQSLKRDLEPEEVAKVIVFLGSDEASAVTGSSYVVDGGWCSDP, encoded by the coding sequence ATGGCAGCAACGCACGCCATCTACCCCAGCCTACGCGGCAAGACCGTGCtcgtcagcggcggcgccgaaGGCATAGGCGCGGCAGCGGTCGAGCTCTTCGCTCGACAAGGCAGCCAAGTGCTCTTCATGGACATTGCGGAAACATCCGCGCAAAAGACGATTGACCACATTGTCTCTCTATCTCAAGAGGCCTCCGCTCGCGGCGCGCCGTCTATCAAAGCACCAATCTTCTACCGCTGCGACCTCACCGATCTCCCCGACCTACAAGCTACCGCCGCCAGGATCCTTCAAGAGCACGGCACCGTGCATGTCCTGGTCAACAACGCCGCTGCCGGAGCCGGCTCAGCGCGACTAGCCACAGAGAAAGTCACGGCCGAAGCATGGGACTTCCAAATCAACGTCAACTTCCgccatgtcttcttcctcacccAGGCCGTGGTGCCCGCCATGAAGAGTTCCGGGGGAGGAAGTATTGTCAATCTGGGTTCTATCACCTGGAGGCTCCCGTCGGCCGACTCGCCGATATACGCTTCTTGCAAGGCTGCTATCATGGGTCTGACGCGGACGCAGAGCAAGGAGTTTGGGGAAGCTAACATTCGGGTGAATAGCGTTATGCCCGGGGCGATAGCGACGCAGaggcagagggaggaggtGCTGACGGATGCGTATCGCGCGGAGATCTTTCGGGGACAGAGCTTGAAGCGCGATCTGGAGCCCGAGGAGGTGGCTAAAGTGATTGTGTTCCTAGGGAGTGACGAGGCAAGCGCCGTAACCGGGAGCTCGTATGTGGTCGATGGTGGGTGGTGCAGTGACCCTTGA
- a CDS encoding uncharacterized protein (ID:PFLUO_005009-T1.cds;~source:funannotate) translates to MSAPPRHSAVMSISNAGPPQSASTDKPQTPQQAQTPTQPMSGLRVPSNRKTIYDRHLNRSRNAELSRASFAFLFAEMVTYAQRRVTGIQDLEKRLNEQGYPLGLRLLDLLFYRSTSTSSSALSSSSTSSSPPNRPLRIITLLHLIHGPLWRLLFQRAADALEHSVSADTPNEYMITDNDPLVNTYISVPREMSMLNCAAFVAGIIEGVCDGCGFEAKVSAHNQPSEMWPSRTVFLLRFGDSVMEREKVLERAGVK, encoded by the exons ATGTCTGCTCCCCCCAGACACTCGGCCGTGATGTCCATCAGCAATGCCGGCCCACCTCAATCAGCATCCACCGACAAGCCGCAGACACCGCAACAGGCACAGACACCCACCCAGCCCATGTCCGGGCTGCGCGTCCCCTCCAATCGCAAGACCATCTACGACCGGCATTTAAACCGTAGTCGCAATGCAGAGCTCAGCCGGGCGAGCTTCGCCTTTCTGTTCGCGGAGATGGTGACATACGCTCAGCGGAGGGTAACAGGGATACAAGATCTAGAGAAACG ACTAAATGAACAAGGCTATCCTCTCGGCCTgcgcctgctcgacctcCTCTTCTACCGCAGCACATCCACCTCATCCTCCGCACtctcgagttcctcgacctcttcctcccccccgAACCGTCCTCTCCGGATAATCACCCTgctccatctcatccacgGCCCCCTCTGgcgcctcctcttccagcgTGCCGCAGACGCCCTCGAGCACTCCGTGTCCGCGGATACTCCTAATGAATACATGATCACCGACAACGACCCACTGGTCAACACCTACATCAGCGTGCCGCGGGAAATGAGCATGCTCAATTGCGCCGCGTTCGTGGCGGGCATTATCGAGGGCGTGTGCGACGGATGTGGGTTCGAAGCCAAGGTCTCGGCTCACAATCAGCCGTCGGAGATGTGGCCCAGCCGCACGGTCTTCCTGCTTCGGTTTGGTGATAGTGTCatggagcgggagaaggTGTTGGAGAGAGCGGGCGTCAAATAA
- a CDS encoding uncharacterized protein (ID:PFLUO_005010-T1.cds;~source:funannotate) — MSTTTHTARDQAISTLEILEMILLRLDMRTLLIAAQRVCRSWVTLINKSDQIQRALFFSPVAKPDVPMHEKVQNPLLAEAFPSIFPSSGKEFRKCTFAALNMNQSNTKRAMYMRKEASWRRMLVQQPPILDFGLLRKVHCWVGDRARLIKNHGSKEMPREKHEGLRMERLFEILLFNEIIIWEGWSTNKVRWATDFPLDNRELDTRERDDDELYAMMPTFGLVIVAHRIMQCSIRPNRPKTEDEQLREQLVAAYIEAGFDIDLVKSSVNGVEIESVL, encoded by the exons ATGAGTACCACAACACACACAGCGAGAGACCAGGCGATCTCTACGCTGGAAATCCTGGAGATGATCCTACTTCGACTCGATATGCGCACTCTTCTCATCGCCGCCCAGCGAGTGTGTCGAAGCTGGGTCACACTGATCAACAAATCAGACCAGATTCAGAGAGCCTTGTTCTTTTCCCCCGTCGCAAAACCTGACGTTCCGATGCATGAAAAGGTGCAGAATCCGCTCCTCGCCGAGGCATTTCCTAGCATCTTTCCAAGCTCCGGTAAAGAATTCCGGAAGTGTACATTTGCAGCCTTGAATATGAATCAGAGTAACACGAAAAGAGCAATGTATATGCGAAAAGAAGCAAGCTGGCGCCGGATGCTAGTCCAACAACCTCCGATCTTGGACTTTGGATTGCTAAGGAAGGTTCACTGCTGGGTTGGCGACCGAGCCCGCCTGATCAAGAACCAT GGAAGTAAGGAAATGCCCCGGGAGAAGCATGAGGGCTTGCGAATGGAGAGACTGTTCGAGATTCTACTCTTCAACGAAATTATCATCTGGGAGGGATGGTCAACTAACAAAGTCAGATGGGCCACAGATTTTCCACTCGATAATCGGGAACTTGATACCCGGGAACGGGATGACGATGAATTGTATGCGATGATGCCAACGTTTGGCTTGGTTATAGTAGCGCACAGGATCATGCAGTGTTCCATTCGTCCCAATCGGCCCAAAACCGAGGATGAACAACTGAGAGAACAACTTGTTGCTGCATACATAGAGGCGGGTTTTGATATTGACCTGGTCAAGTCTTCTGTCAATGGGGTTGAGATTGAGAGCGTTCTTTGA
- a CDS encoding uncharacterized protein (ID:PFLUO_005011-T1.cds;~source:funannotate), whose translation MAKVIFTAWKHQSQLLEVRNQFYPSPSYDGPDLRSRACATVEAWKLRGNIPHHVEATALLTDAILHDDAQRNSIFSIRATYSAAFCRFVTGLVDSKIPGQRRTMFQRAFDLGLPASFVELRHEATHREPPTLVVLRKATQRSLEWLWDNYWAGIDELGDAPSLNSDITASVKEALLDTLLPVSGGSNTTAEPLSKKRKRDQDLVAVARLVYICNVSGTGVRVLPSVLLDESMLIPAGRKVGEPLHDTFAKWDTVLQGVADSDSSFMMYLTEALVDDLAFNESDDTPRNAHAEALFLWLDHVSSSPFWVSYRGMYPRSYVLRACEESSGHWAKMLSAKLQQPQEESNAVSVHGQKLANPAHNRPSDAASFAELRQHGWGLLEKWDSRPLGTA comes from the exons ATGGCCAAAGTCATTTTCACGGCGTGGAAACATCAATCCCAGTTACTCGAAGTGCGGAACCAGTTTTATCCCTCGCCTTCGTACGACGGCCCAGACTTGCGCTCCCGTGCCTGTGCAACG GTCGAGGCTTGGAAATTGCGCGGGAATATCCCGCATCATGTCGAGGCCACCGCGCTTCTGACAGATGCCATTCTCCATGACGATGCGCAGCGGAACTCGATCTTTTCTATTCGGGCAACATATTCTGCTGCTTTTTGTCG CTTTGTAACCGGCCTCGTGGATTCCAAGATTCCCGGCCAGCGCAGGACCATGTTCCAGCGCGCATTTGATCTTGGACTGCCCGCGTCCTTTGTCGAGCTTCGCCACGAGGCGACTCACCGGGAACCACCGACACTGGTAGTGCTGCGGAAAGCAACGCAGCGCTCTTTGGAGTGGCTGTGGGACAACTATTGGGCCGGCATCGATGAATTGGGCGATGCGCCCTCTCTCAACTCTGATATCACCGCTTCGGTTAAGGAGGCCTTACTTGACACCCTCCTTCCTGTTTCGGGTGGCTCCAACACCACAGCAGAGCCATTATCCAAGAAACGGAAAAGAGACCAGGACCTCGTTGCCGTGGCGCGATTGGTATATATTTGCAACGTTTCAGGTACCGGTGTCCGAGTTCTGCCGAGTGTCTTGCTCGATGAGTCTATGTTGATTCCCGCGGGACGCAA AGTCGGTGAGCCATTACATGATACATTCGCCAAGTGGGATACAGTCCTGCAGGGGGTCGCAGATAGTGATTCTTCGTTTATGATGTACCTGACAGAGGCCCTGGTGGATGATCTGGCGTTCAACGAGTCAGATGATACACCAAGAAACGCGCATGCCGAAGCCCTCTTTCTCTGGCTGGATCATGTGTCCAGTTCTCCCTTCTGGGTATCATACAGGGGAATGTATCCCCGCAGTTATGTTCTCCGCGCCTGCGAGGAAAGCTCAGGACACTGGGCGAAGATGTTGAGCGCAAAGTTGCAACAACCCCAGGAAGAGTCCAACGCCGTGTCGGTTCATGGCCAGAAATTGGCGAACCCTGCTCACAATAGACCTTCAGATGCAGCTTCCTTCGCTGAGCTGCGCCAGCATGGATGGGGGTTGTTGGAGAAATGGGACAGTCGGCCATTGGGCACGGCTTGA
- a CDS encoding uncharacterized protein (ID:PFLUO_005012-T1.cds;~source:funannotate) has protein sequence MQDFSRSVPRPRHSRVMKPRSAGNSPSSATIRRRATMLAQNHVLFGLPAYQSSTIQAAMLASAMRARNSRPISWHPSSARPRGLSNPHRIPDFYPENYPGMGAVPDQSFDQLPAYGNENMLSYPMPTPYSPNDYSTYYSEESFPLPPHQTPVPIPQVDPMAWDVTPTQPDLSTVPPPMTDAWTMDMFSLNSSIPPADMTCPSYVSVPSSGELSGPSTPDFLPIQQFESNEPRPITETKKPVEELVGMGLYSQPDMRLSTALQASPGKGLKLEETFIPTDDQDEDSQNSDGEMNGLEALVPQQLFPSADATPTPRQTGLPAARQSSKQALNLLHKSFFFDSDDIDQQTMPAAQPFASLNQPCMSYGYGWI, from the coding sequence ATGCAGGATTTCTCTCGGTCTGTTCCTCGCCCACGGCACTCGCGGGTCATGAAGCCCCGGAGTGCCGGCAACAGcccttcttcggccaccaTCAGGCGCCGGGCCACCATGCTGGCTCAAAACCACGTATTATTTGGCCTGCCGGCTTATCAGTCTTCCACCATTCAAGCCGCTATGCTCGCTTCTGCCATGCGGGCCCGGAATTCTCGCCCGATCAGCTGGcatccatcatcagcaaGGCCGCGAGGACTATCTAACCCCCACCGCATCCCTGATTTCTATCCGGAGAACTACCCCGGTATGGGCGCCGTGCCAGATCAGTCATTTGACCAGTTGCCGGCTTATGGCAACGAAAACATGCTTTCATATCCTATGCCGACACCTTATTCTCCAAATGACTATTCCACTTACTACTCCGAGGAGTCATTTCCGCTACCACCACATCAGACACCTGTCCCAATACCACAGGTCGACCCTATGGCGTGGGATGTCACACCAACCCAGCCAGATCTGTCAACTGTGCCTCCTCCCATGACTGATGCGTGGACAATGGACATGTTCTCGCTGAACAGCAGTATTCCTCCCGCGGACATGACATGCCCCAGCTACGTCAGTGTGCCGTCCTCAGGCGAACTGAGCGGCCCATCGACGCCCGATTTTCTTCCGATCCAGCAGTTTGAAAGTAATGAACCGAGGCCAATCAccgagacgaagaagccTGTGGAAGAGCTTGTCGGCATGGGTCTGTACAGCCAACCTGATATGCGCCTGTCGACGGCACTGCAAGCAAGTCCTGGCAAGGGGCTGAAGCTGGAGGAAACGTTCATCCCGACAGACGACCAAGATGAGGACTCCCAAAATAGCGATGGAGAGATGAACGGTCTAGAAGCGCTTGTGCCGCAACAACTCTTCCCTTCAGCCGATGCCACGCCCACACCTCGGCAGACAGGCCTGCCTGCCGCGAGGCAGTCCTCCAAGCAAGCTCTCAACCTTCTCCACAaatctttcttctttgattcCGACGATATCGACCAGCAGACAATGCCTGCTGCGCAGCCCTTTGCTAGCCTCAACCAACCATGCATGAGCTACGGGTATGGCTGGATTTGA
- a CDS encoding uncharacterized protein (ID:PFLUO_005013-T1.cds;~source:funannotate), translated as MSACAKGHASDDTSDIIGDPRTTKSRVLETGAAMVQEFQPVKQICAHLNAFHVYANDPTRCVEANHYCSHLTEDVRQCLIYDSPQHNARLIGVEYMVTPRVFATLPHEERQLWHTHEFEVKSGMLAMPVPAGVPAAVWDAAETAEMKDIAPIYGKCYHFWQVDRGDPVPMGPPQLMGSFTSPESAEKACPGGLDALLKDRDARFGIDYRAKAKKREGIAEVKMHPDADAMWKKN; from the exons ATGTCCGCCTGTGCGAAAGGCCACGCAAGCGATGATACCAGCGACATCATCGGCGACCCTCGCACGACCAAAAGCCGCGTCCTCGAAACCGGCGCTGCGATGGTCCAGGAGTTCCAGCCAGTGAAGCAGATCTGTGCACACCTGAATGCATTTCACGTCTACGCGAACGATCCGACTCGCTGCGTCGAGGCAAACCACTACTGCTCACACCTGACGGAGG ACGTCAGACAATGCCTAATCTACGACTCCCCCCAACACAACGCCCGGCTGATCGGGGTAGAGTACATGGTCACGCCGCGGGTGTTCGCAACGCTCCCCCACGAAGAGCGACAACTCTGGCACACGCACGAGTTCGAGGTCAAGAGCGGGATGCTGGCCATGCCGGTACCGGCAGGCGTTCCGGCGGCGGTGTGGGATGCTGCCGAAACGGCGGAGATGAAAGACATTGCGCCCATCTATGGGAAGTGCTATCATTTCTGGCAGGTGGACAGGGGGGATCCAGTGCCGATGGGCCCGCCGCAGCTCATGGGCAGTTTCACGTCACCCGAGAGTGCGGAGAAGGCGTGCCCGGGCGGACTGGATGCGCTGTTGAAGGATCGCGATGCGAGGTTCGGGATTGATTATCGagccaaggcgaagaagagggagggcATTGCGGAGGTGAAGATGCATCCTG ATGCCGATGCcatgtggaagaagaattga
- a CDS encoding uncharacterized protein (ID:PFLUO_005014-T1.cds;~source:funannotate), producing the protein MERLLRTALKQGTPRRVARLALDGIGLFCACTLVWEHLITIQLSEGPSMYPTFSPRGDYLLISRMHRNGKGIAIGDVVRFNHPTFLGVHGAKRVVGMPGDFVCRDAPFSTEVGKTPDMIQVPEGHVFLMGDNLPWSRDSRNYGPVPMALINGKIVARVWPPSKMEWVKNTMQPAQMEA; encoded by the exons ATGGAGCGCCTATTACGCACAGCCCTAAAACAAGGCACCCCGCGCCGGGTCGCCCGCCTAGCCCTCGACGGCATCGGCCTGTTCTGCGCCTGTACGCTCGTCTGGGAGCACCTGATCACGATCCAACTCAGCGAGGGACCCTCGATGTACCCGACCTTCAGTCCGCGCGGAGACTACCTGCTCATCTCGCGCATGCACCGCAATGGCAAGGGGATCGCGATCGGCGACGTAGTGCGCTTCAACCACCCAACGTTTCTGGGCGTCCACGGCGCGAAGCGTGTAGTGGGCATGCCGGGGGATTTTGTCTGTCGGGATGCGCCGTTTAGTACGGAGGTTGGGAAGACGCCGGATATGATCCAG GTTCCGGAAGGCCATGTCTTCCTGATGGGTGATAACCTGCCCTGGTCGAGAGATTCGAGAAACTACGGGCCCGTTCCTATGGCGCTGATCAATGGGAAGATTGTTGCGAGGGTTTGGCCGCCGTCGAAAATGGAGTGGGTGAAGAATACGATGCAGCCGGCACAAATGGAGGCGTAG
- a CDS encoding uncharacterized protein (ID:PFLUO_005015-T1.cds;~source:funannotate) has product MAHCERASKPLLQCLRSNYSRSLAGVQRHGFHSTAVAADEKAPAESTSEPFYKSPDPSLVSSPRLERQLMRGGVNPIGSRRRRAALQGSSNLPFEELPYQCFQEARKILQADREEKLADIQKMEVRIANVEATPTEQMGEQAKKSKLPAMRIHLDKLKILADINDPLVKRKFEDGQGKGFDVSSFHATGINICDFATGDMSKPIYQYLADQKWREYRRKILVQRITQMKVIPDVLAKCDPVVDTRLYFGKHQIQPGEFVTAKTTTVPPKLDVQLFERGEKLVTIAVVDPDVPNVETDNFDYRTHFLAVNVPVSATATKVDLSQLSADSQVVLPWLPPVAQKGSPYHRLSLFILEQDGSKPLDFTAVKASETDRDAIRLRTLQRQYQLKAIGAHLFRTLWDDTTQEVMEQLGFEGADMELRRKKVEPLPYKRRNPSSFR; this is encoded by the coding sequence ATGGCTCACTGCGAACGGGCGTCGAAGCCACTGCTTCAATGCCTTCGCTCAAACTACTCAAGAAGCCTCGCGGGCGTGCAACGCCATGGGTTTCATTCGACCGCCGTCGCGGCTGACGAAAAGGCCCCGGCCGAGTCGACGAGTGAACCATTCTACAAGTCCCCCGATCCGTCACTTGTTTCGAGTCCCCGTCTAGAAAGACAATTGATGCGCGGAGGTGTGAATCCAATTGGgtctcgtcgacgtcgtGCCGCGTTGCAGGGCTCGTCCAACCTGCCCTTTGAAGAGTTGCCCTACCAATGCTTCCAGGAAGCGCGCAAGATTCTACAGGCGGACCGGGAGGAAAAGCTAGCCGATATCCAGAAGATGGAAGTAAGAATTGCGAATGTGGAAGCCACACCGACCGAGCAGATGGGGGAACAAGcgaagaagtccaagttGCCAGCGATGCGAATTCACCTGGATAAACTCAAGATTCTGGCAGATATCAACGATCCTCTGGTGAAGAGGAAGTTTGAAGACGGACAAGGTAAGGGCTTCGATGTCAGTTCATTTCACGCAACGGGGATTAATATTTGTGATTTTGCGACAGGCGATATGAGCAAACCTATTTACCAATACCTGGCCGACCAAAAATGGCGCGAATACCGCCGCAAGATCTTAGTCCAGCGAATCACGCAGATGAAAGTGATCCCCGATGTTCTGGCGAAATGTGACCCCGTGGTGGACACCAGGCTCTATTTCGGCAAGCATCAGATTCAGCCTGGCGAGTTCGTCACCGCGAAAACCACCACCGTCCCTCCCAAACTAGACGTGCAGCTCTTTGAGCGCGGAGAGAAACTGGTCACTATCGCCGTCGTCGACCCGGATGTTCCCAACGTGGAGACGGATAACTTCGACTACAGGACACACTTCCTGGCTGTCAACGTCCCCGTCTCGGCCACCGCAACCAAGGTCGATCTCTCGCAGCTTTCGGCAGATTCCCAAGTCGTGCTCCCCTGGCTGCCGCCCGTTGCTCAAAAGGGCAGCCCCTACCACCGACTCTCGCTTTTCATCCTAGAGCAGGATGGCTCTAAGCCACTCGACTTTACGGCCGTCAAGGCCAGCGAGACTGACCGGGATGCCATTCGCCTCCGCACCCTGCAGCGCCAGTACCAGCTCAAGGCTATTGGAGCACACCTGTTCCGAACTCTCTGGGATGACACGACTCAGGAAGTTATGGAGCAGCTCGGGTTCGAGGGCGCGGATATGGAGCTCcgccgcaagaaggtcgagccCCTTCCTTACAAGAGGAGAAACCCTTCCTCGTTCAGGTGA
- a CDS encoding uncharacterized protein (ID:PFLUO_005016-T1.cds;~source:funannotate) encodes MPGEVFRALRWASRPSSGLMSGPEMLTRQCLARSMATEAQIPSSTANLTTEIPVQAQWPTRKVQVMTYDFLTMEPKSLAHYKENQLSMPLRKDILHRAIVFEGDNTRQGTASVKWRDDVHGSHRKMAPQKGTGRARVGDKQSPIRRGGGVAHGPHPRDFGTDLPRKIYDKAWRIALSYRYKKEQLTVIDNQISVPTDSTPHLMRNILQAHGWDRKHGLLTFITEKEDLDLQAKFADAQHVRIRNMQNLDVKNLLETKRLVIEKGALDWILKRHSSDLTGRIARAMY; translated from the exons ATGCCGGGCGAAGTTTTCCGGGCGTTAAGATGGGCGTCACGGCCCTCCAGTGGTCTCATGTCTGGACCGGAGATGCTGACG CGCCAGTGTCTTGCACGATCCATGGCGACTGAGGCACAGATCCCATCCTCCACTGCCAACCTCACAACAGAGATCCCCGTCCAGGCCCAATGGCCTACACGCAAAGTCCAGGTCATGACCTACGACTTCCTTACAATGGAACCCAAGAGCCTTGCTCACTACAAAGAGAACCAACTGTCGATGCCTCTGCGGAAAGACATTCTTCACCGTGCAATTGTCTTCGAGGGCGACAACACCCGTCAAGGCACAGCCAGCGTGAAATGGAGAGACGACGTGCACGGCAGTCACCGAAAGATGGCACCACAAAAGGGCACCGGCCGTGCGCGTGTAGGCGACAAGCAGTCGCCCatccgccgaggaggtggTGTTGCCCACGGCCCTCATCCTCGTGATTTCGGAACCGATCTGCCTCGCAAGATCTACGACAAGGCCTGGCGCATCGCGCTCAGCTACCGGTACAAGAAGGAGCAATTGACTGTGATCGATAACCAAATCTCCGTGCCGACTGACTCAACACCGCATCTGATGAGGAACATCCTTCAAGCGCACGGATGGGACCGGAAACACGGTCTCTTGACATTCATTACCGAGAAGGAGGATTTGGATTTGCAGGCCAAGTTTGCTGATGCACAGCATGTGCGCATCAGGAATATGCAGAACTTGGACGTGAAGAACTTGCTGGAGACTAAGAGACTGGTGATTGAGAAGGGAGCGCTGGACTGGATTCTGAAGAGACACTCGTCGGACCTAACGGGACGGATAGCCAGGGCCATGTATTAG